The DNA sequence TGACGCCTGGCATATCGGCGCTATCGCCGGACACATTACGCGCTCGGCGTAACCAAATCGAGATAAACGTTACCGCAGTGATACATGTGGCCACTGTGATTCAAGAGGCGAATTCTGGGCGCTCCGGGTGACACACGGCGGGCCCTCGCGCACAACCCGCCCCCGCCTCCGCACGGCCCGCCCCCGCCTCCGCACGACTCGCCCCCGCCTCCGCATGACTCGCCCCCGCGAACGACTTGCCCCCGCCCGCGCGCCTCTCGGCTCGCGGTACCACGACGCCCGCCCAGCCCGCGCTGGCCGTCGCCCCCGGCTGTTCGGCCCGACGAGAAGAGCGTTCCGCACAGGTGCCTCGCGGGCGATGTATGCGGAACGCTCTTCGGGTCGGGGCCCGGCGTGCGGGCGCCGGGGCGGTCACCGCCCGGCGTGCGGGCGCCGGGGCGGTCAGGGAGCCCAGGTGCGGGCGCCCTCGATGCTGCCCACGGTGTCCTCGGGGTCGACGGCCTCGTCGGCGTACGCCCGGTTGACCGCCGAGACCACCGCGCGCAGCGACGCCGTGGTGATCGACCCGGCCCGGCCGACACCCCAGAACACCCGATTGCCGAACTGCACCTCGACGTAGGCGGCCGCGGTGGCGTCGTCCCCGGCGGTCATCGCGTGCTCGGAGTAATCGAGGATGCGCACCTCGTCGTCGAACATCTCGTTGAGCGCGGCGACGAACGCCGCCAGTGGGCCGTTGCCGGACCCGGTCAGCTCCCTGACCTCGCCCCGCCACTTGACCACGGCGTCGATGGAGTCCTCGCCGTCGTCGGTCTCGGCCGGCTCCAGATGTTGGGACATCCGCTCCATGGGCGAGATGCGGTCCAGGTACTCCAGCGTGAAGATGTCCCACATCTGCTTGGGCGTGACCTCGCCGCCCTCGGAATCGGTGACGCTCTGCACCAGCGCGGAGAACTCCATCTGGAGGCGTCGTGGCAGCTGCAGGCCGTAGTCGCTCTTCATGATGTAGGCCACGCCGCCCTTGCCGGACTGCGAGTTCACGCGGATCACGGCCTCGTACGTGCGGCCCTCGTCCTTGGGGTCCACGGGCAGGTACGGGACCTCCCACGTGATGTCGGTGATGTCCTCGCCGCGGGCCTCGGCCTCGGCCTGCAGGGCGTCGAAGCCCTTGTTGATCGCGTCCTGGTGCGAGCCCGAGAAGGCGGTGAACACCAGGTCGCCGCCGTAGGGGTGACGCTCGGGCACGCGCAGCTGGTTGGCGTACTCGACGGTCCGGCGGATCTCGTCCATGTCGGAGAAGTTGATCTGCGGGTCGACGCCGCGGGTGAGCAGGTTCATGCCCAGCGTCACCAGGCAGACGTTGCCGGTGCGCTCGCCGTTGCCGAACAGGCAGCCCTCGATGCGGTCGGCGCCGGCCTGGAAGCCCAGCTCGGCGGCCGCGACGCCGGTGCCGCGGTCGTTGTGCGGGTGCAGCGAGAGGATGGTGGCGTCGCGGTGCGCGAGGTTGCGGTGCATCCACTCGATCTGGTCTGCGTACACGTTGGGCGTGGCCATCTCGACGGTCGCCGGCAGGTTGAGGATGATCGGGTTCTCCGGCGTGGCCCCCACGACCTCGGTGACGGCGTCGCAGATCTCCTTGGAGAACGCGAGCTCGGTCCCGGTGAACGACTCGGGGGAGTACTCCCAGCGCCAGGTGGTGTCCGGGTAGTCCTTCGCGATGGTGGTGACCAGCTCCGCGGCGTCGGTGGCGATCTTCTTGATCGCCTCGCGGTCCTTACGGAACACCACCTTGCGCTGGAGGATCGAGGTCGAGTTGTAGAAGTGCACGATCACGTTGGACGCGCCCTCGCACGCCTCGAACGTGCGGCGGATCAGGTCCTCGCGGCACTGCACCAGCACCTGGATGGTGACGTCCTCCGGGATCGCGTCGTCCTCGATGATCTCGCGGACGAAGTCGTAGTCCGTCTGCGAGGCCGACGGGAACCCGACCTCGATCTCCTTGTAGCCCATGCGGACGAGCAGCTCGAACATCCGACGCTTGCGGGCCGGGCTCATGGGGTCGATCAGAGCCTGGTTGCCGTCCCGCAGGTCCACGGCGCACCACTGGGGCGCGTGGGTGATGACCTTGTCCGGCCACGTGCGGTCGGGGAGCGAGACGTCCTCGACCTCCTCGGCGAAGGGCCGGTACCGGTGGACCGGCATCGAGGAGCCCTTCTGTCGGTTCCACGACGGTTGGTCGGGGCGTCCGGGCTTCGAGGGGGGAGTGATGGTCGACGACGACGAGACGAATGCGTCAGCGGGATTCATTGCGGGGCTCTACTTCCGTGGAATCGATCTGTGGGGATCGGACCGGCGCGACGAGATCCCGCGACGGGGAGCCGGTCCGCCTCAGCGGGCCCCGCCGCGGCACCCAAGAAGGAGCACGCGCTGCATGGGGGTCACCATACACCGATCCGGTGAGGGGCACGGAATCGGAGTTCATCACGGTATCGGGATGACGAAGGTCGTGGTTCCCGTCGTCGCCTCGGGCGGGGTAAGGGGGGAGTCCGCGCTCAGGTCCCGGTCGTTCTGCATCGAACCCCAGAGCCTGCGGCAACCGGCCTCCTCGGCGATGTCGCGGGCCTTGTCGACCAGGCGGTGGGCGATCCCGCGGCCCCGCAGTGACTCGCTGACCCGGATGCCGTAGACGAACAGGTCGGGGCTGGCGCCCATGTAGCCGGTCTCCACCGCCACCAGCGTCCCCACGGGGACGTCGTCGTGGAACGCCAGCAGCAGGAGGTTGGACCCGTTGTCGAGGAAGTCCCGGGTCCACTCCGCGGTGGGTGGGTAGCGGAACAGGTCGTCGACGGACAGGACCAGGTCGAGATCGCCGCGTGAGGCGCGGCGGATCACGAGCTCCGGCTGCTCCGGCGAGGTCATTAGCTCAGTGTGACAAAAACGCGGGAGGTCCGGCGCGGGAGCGTGGGGGCCGGGTGTGACCGGACCGTCGTGGTCATCGGTTGGCGATCATCCAGTTGATCCACCCGTTCTGGAACGGGATCGACTCGTACCAGGCCGGATTGGTCCCGTTGGGCTGGCGGCGTGCGTGGTCGGAGCCGGAGTGGATGCCCACCAGGAGGTCACCGTGGAACACGGGCCCCCCGGAGTCCCCCAACCCGTAGCCGCCCTGGGTGGTGTGGGACCGTCCGATCCAGGATCCCGCTCGCGGCTCCATCCGCTCGAGGCGGGTGAGGCCGGTCCGGAGCTCAGCCGACCGCTGGCCGCGGGGAGTGGTCTCGCCGAAGCCGTGGAACCGCAGCACGTCGCCGGGTACGGGATCCCTTCCCGCGCGCTTGACCGACGGCGACGGCGCCGGATGTGCGAGCTTGAGCAGCATGACGTCACCGGCGGGGGCGTGGTAGGCGGCGACGGGGGTGTGTCGCCCGAGGCTGCCGGAGTCGAGGGAGCCGAACGCCCCGACGATCGGCGGGCTGGCGAGCGAGGCGGTCTCGGCGAACCCGCCCGGCACGGTCGCCTGGTTGCCGAACCCCAGGGTGTACGCGGTCGGGTCGGCGGGGCCGCAGTGCCTCGCCGTGGCCACCCAGTACGGGGCCACGACCACTCCGGAGCAGGGAGTTCCGGGGATGCCGCTGAACGTCGTGATCTGCACGGCCCACGGGGCGGGTCCGGAGGGTGCGCCGTTGACCACCGCCCCGGCGGTGGGGGCGGTGACGACGAGAGGGGTGAGGATCGCGGCGGCGGAGGCGAGCGCCGTCGCCACGAGTCGGGGTGTTCTGGGAGAGGGGCGCCGGGACGTGGCGGCCTGCCCGGGGCTGCCGCCGGCCCTCTCGGCACAGCTGTTACTCAAGGTGCCACTGGGGCGGGTGGGACGCATGAGGCTCAGCCTAAGCGATGAGATCGACGTGCGCTGGCGCTCGGGGTGGGTCCTCATGGCTCTGGAATCGCGGGCGGCTGCGGCCGTGTTACCGCTGGACTGACCGCGCCCGCGCCGCCCGGGTCGGCCTGCGGCTCGAGATCGACCTCCTTGTTGGCCAGCCGCACGGTGGCCACCACCATCAACACCAGGGTCGCGGCGAGGATCGCGAGTTCGGCGCCGTCGACGGTGAACCACTCGCCCAGCACCACCACCCCCAGCCCCAGCGCGACGACGGGTGTGGTGACGGTCGAGGCGGGTACCGCCTGGTGCACCGCCCCCGCCGAGAACGACATCTGCTGAAGCGTCAGCGCGATCACCGCCGCCACCACCAGCCCGTACACCTCGCCCGCGGTGAAGACCTCGACCAGCCCGCCCGAGTACCACCGGTCGGCGACGCCCTTGGTGAGCAGCGCGACATAAGCGAACGCCAGACCGCCGGCCACTCCCAGCAGGAGCGCCCGGTTGCCGTTGCGTCGGCGATTGCGCGACAGTCGAAGCAACACGGCGATCGCCACCAGTCCCCCCGCGCACGCCAGTGCCCACACGTACCAGGGCGGGTGGTCGTCGCCGCCCATGGGACGCCCGTAGATCACCAGGACGACCACGCATCCCGCCAGGACATGTCCCCAGAACAGTTCGGTCTTGGTGACTCGGCGGCCGGTGACCCAGGCCCCGAGAGGCAGCGCGAAGGTCAATGAGAGGACTGTGATCGTCTGCACGAGGATGAGCGAACCGAACGCCAGCGCCGCGCCCTGGAAGGCGAACCCGGCCAGGCTGATCGCCATCCCGGACCACCAGTACCTGCTGGCCAGGACGCCGAACCGCCCCTCGAGCCGACCGCCGGCGCGACCCTTGGTGCGGTGCCGCATCACGGTGCCGAAGGCCTGACTGAGGGCGGCGGCGAGGGCCAGGAGGACGGCCAACCAGGTTTCTGTCATCGATGATGAGTAAACACCTCCCGTAAAGTAGGGCTGCGTTAAGCCGATCAACACCGGAAGGGTGTGACCGCGTGGCACTCGTAGTGCAGAAGTACGGCGGCTCCTCCGTGGAGTCCGCAGAACGTATCCGTCGGGTGGCCGAACGGATCGTCGAGACCAAGAAGGCGGGCAACGACGTCGTCGTCGTCGCCTCCGCGATGGGGGACACGACCGACGAGCTGCTGGACCTGGCCGACCAGGTCTGCCCCGCACCACCGCAGCGCGAGATGGACATGCTGCTGACCTCGGGCGAGAGGATCTCGAACGCGCTGCTGGCCATGGCCATCAGCTCGTTCGGGATGGAGGCGTACTCGTTCACCGGCTCCCAGGCCGGGATCATCACCACCACCAAGCACGGCGACAGCCGGATCATCGACATCACCCCGGGGCGGGTCCGTGACGCCCTCGACCAGGGCAAGATCGCTCTGGTCGCCGGCTTCCAGGGCGTGTCCCGCGAGACCCGCGACGTCACGACCCTCGGCCGGGGCGGATCCGACACCACCGCGGTCGCCATGGCCTCGGCTCTCGGCGCCGACGTCTGCGAGATCTACTCGGACGTCGACGGCATCTACACCGCCGACCCCCGGATCGTCTCCGACGCCCGCAAGCTCGACTCCATCTCGTACGAGGAGATGCTCGAGATGGCGGCCGTCGGCTCGAAGATCCTCAACCTGCGGAGCGTCGAGTTCGCCCGCCGGTACCACGTGCCCCTGCGCGTGCGCTCGTCGTATTCGACCAACCCGGGCACGCTCGTGGCCGGAAAAGTGGAGGACATCCCCGTGGAAGACGCAGTCCTGACCGGAGTCGCTCACGACGCCTCGGAGGCCAAGATCACGGTCGTCGGGATCCCCGACCAGCCGGGGTACGCCGCCAAGATCTTCCGCGTGGTGGCCGACGCCGAGATCAACATCGACATGGTCCTGCAGAACGTCTCCAAGGCGGAGGGCAAGACCGACATCACCTTCACCTGCCCGCGAGAGGTGGGTGCCCGGGCCACCGAGGTCCTGTCACAGGCCAAGGACGACCTCGGGATCGACCAGGTGCTCTACGACGACAACGTCGGCAAGGTCTCCCTGGTCGGCGCCGGCATGAAGTCGCATCCGGGCGTCACCGCGACGTTCTGCGAGTCGCTGTCCGAGGCCGGGGTCAACATCGAGCTCATCTCCACCTCGGAGATCCGCATCTCGGCGCTGGTCCGCGAGGACGAGCTCCCCGAGAGCGTCCGCGCCCTGCACGCCGCGTTCGAGCTGGGCGGCGAGGAGGAGGCCCAGGTCTACGCCGGCACCGGCCGCTGACCCGAGCCCCTCGAGCGCACGGCGCGCTTCCCGCCCGGCGCGCTTCCCGCCCGGCGCCCGGTGCGCCGCCCGGTGCGCCGCGCCCCTCCTTCTGAGCCGTCACTCCGGTACGCATCCCTGCCCGCATTGCTGGGCAAACGCTGACCGGAGTGACGGCTCGCGCGAGGGAGGGCCCCGCTCGGCTCGCGCCAGGGAGGCCCCGCTCGGCTCGCTCCAGGGGCGCATCCCACCGGCGACCCTCACTCCCCGGGGAGCCGCAACTCAGCTCCGCTCCGCGAACGCCCGCAGAAGCTGGGCCGCGAGTTCGTCGGGCGTTCGCCAGAGCTGTCGCTTGGTCACCACGATGACCATCCATCCCCGCGCTGTCAGCCGGTTCCGTCTCTCGACGTCCCGGGTGTGCTGGTCGGAGTATCCGTGGTGCTCGCCGTCGTACTCGAGAGCGATCCGGCGTTCTGGGTCGGCGAGATCCAGACGATAGGGCGTCCCCGGCACCCGGTACTGCACCACCAGCCGGTCGAGCCCGATGTCCCTCGCGAACATTCGCAGCCGGGTCTCCATCGGCGACTCGGCGAGGGGCGCGCACAGCGCAGCGTGCCGGAGTGCGGTACCCCGGCGGGATACGCCCCGGTTGAGCTCGGCCTGGGTGGGCACCGCAGCCCGCGCGTCCACTCCCAGGCGGCCGGCTCCGTCCAGTGCGGCGACCGCGTCGTCTCGCGGCAGGTAGCGCGCGAGGTCGAACAGGGCGCGGTCGAAGGTCGCCACCCGGATCGGATGGCCGTGCGGCCCGATGAACTCCTCGTGCTGTCCATCCGGGATCGCGAACTGCCGCGACAGCACTCCCGGACGTCGGATGCGTCGATCGCCGGTTGCCACCTCGAGGGGAGGGTCCCGCGGCGGCCACGGGTGGCCGTGGAACAACGCTGCCGTCCATCCGGTCGCCACGGCATCGGGGCGGACGACCGTCAGCGCTTCGAGGCGTAGTGCGACGGTGTCCCTCGAGCCGTGCGGGACCCAGACGCCACGGTGTGGTGCCCGTCGTCCGGCCGTCGCCCGGCGTCGACCGCGCAACCGGACGAGATCCTGGAAGCCGAGGGGCTCGGGAGTGGTGGGCACGGGGACGAGCCTTGACCACGACGAGCCGGCCGGACCAGACTCCTCGGTCTTCGGGGGCCTCCCTGTGGATGGCCCCGAGGGGGTGTGGAAATGCGGGCATGCAGATCGGCGACGCCGCCCGATCGGGAGCGAGGCGCCGTCCCGCCCGATCGGGAGTGAGGCGCCGTCCCGCAGGGGTCCGCCGCGGTCGACCGTGCAGGCCCTGCCTTCAGCCGTCACTCCCGTCAGCATCCGCCCAGGTGAACTCTTGGCAAGACGTACCGGAGTGACGGCCCGCCTCGGTGGGCGGCGGAACGGAGCGCGGGCGGCACGGGCACGGGGGCGGTGTGACGCGGGTCGCCGGAGGGCCTTCCCGGGGCCGGTAGACTGGGTGATCATCGGCCGACCCGAGCGCAGGGTGGAGCGCGCGCCCGCGGACGGCCGACCGTAGAGCCCAGGCCACCGAGCACACCAGGAGTTGACCTTTTCGATGACCACTGTCGCCGTAGTCGGAGCCACGGGCCAGGTGGGACGCGTGATGCGCGCCCTGCTGGAGGAGCGGGATTTCCCGGCCGATGAGGTGCGGTTCTTCGCCTCCGCACGGTCGGCGGGCACCACGTTGCCGTTCCGTGGCGAGGACATCGTGGTCGAGGACACCGCCGCGACCACCGACGAGGAGCTCGCGGGCATCGACATCGCCCTCTTCTCGGCCGGCGGCACCATGTCGAAGGAGCAGGCTCCCCGGTTCGCGGCGGCCGGCGCCGTCGTCGTCGACAACTCCAGCGCCTGGCGCAAGGACCCCGACGTCCCGCTGATCGTCTCCGAGGTCAACCCCGAGGCCGCGCAGAGCCCGCCCAAGGGCATCATCGCCAACCCCAACTGCACCACCATGGCCGCGATGCCGGTGCTCAAGGTGCTCCACGACGCCGCCGGGCTGCAGCGGCTCGTCGTCTCCACCTACCAGGCGGTGTCCGGGTCGGGCCTGGCCGGCGTGGACACGCTGAACGATCAGGTGACCGGCAACATCGGCGCGGGCCACGAGCTCGTTCACGACGGGCGGGCGCTGAGTGTGGACGACACGGGGCCCTACACCGCGCCCATCGCGTTCAACGTGTTGCCGATGGCGGGCGCGCTGGTCGACGACGGATCCGAGGAGACCGACGAGGAGCAGAAGCTGCGCAACGAGTCGCGCAAGATCCTCGGCCTGCCCGAGCTGCGCGTCGCCGGGACCTGTGTGCGCGTACCCGTGTTCACCGGCCACACGCTCAGCATCAACGCCGAGTTCGAGCGGGACATCACCCCGGAGCAGGCGCGCGAGCTGCTGTCCACGGCCGCGGGCGTGAAGGTCGTGGACGTGCCGACCCCGCTGGACGCTGCGGGCATCGACGAGTCGCTGGTGGGCCGCATCCGCCAGGACTTCTCGATCGAGGGCAACCGCGGGCTCAACCTCATGGTCTCGGGCGACAACCTGCGCAAGGGTGCGGCGCTCAACACCATCCAGATCGCCGAGTTGCTGGTGAAGTGACGCCCCGGCGCGTGGGTTAGCGGCCGCGGGCCCGGCCGTCGGGGACGACGACGACAACGCCCCCGGCCTCACCATCGACGAGCCGCCGCCCGGTCACGCAGACCGGGCGGCGGCTCGTGCGTGTGCATGGGCGAGCGGTGGACCGCGGGAGCACCCGCCACTACCTTTGCCCGGTCCGAGAAACCAACCGGGAGCCGCGTGCTCCCAGACGGAACAGGTGACGTACACATGCACGTACTTTCCAGCAGGGTCCACACCATCATCGGCCTGATCGTCGGCGCGGTCCTGGTGATCGCGCCGTGGATCTTCGGGTTCGCGGACGTCGAGGCGGCCACGTGGTCGGCGGTCATCATCGGCGTGGTGATCTTGTTGAGCGAGCTGACCACGACGAGCCCCGTCAGCCCGATGAAGCTGGTCCCCATGCGCGTCCATGTGTGGATGGATGTCCTGGTAGGCCTGGTCCTCGCGGCGTCGCCGTGGATCTTCGGGTTCGCCGATGAGGACCTCATCGTCTGGCTGCCGCACCTCCTCGTGGGTATCGGCGTGATCGGGTACGCCCTGCTCACCCGAACGGATGACGACGTCGTGCCCGACAGGGCCCGTGAGCCGCACTCGACCAGCGGGCTCTGACCCCGAGCGACCGCACTGGACGGCCCGCTGCCCGGCCTCACGCGTCGGGCGGCGGGCCGTCAGTACCCGCGGCCGTACTCGACGACGGACAGCAGGTCCTCGCCGTCGCCGAACCTGCGGAGGTTCTCCGCGAGCGGCCCGGCCATCTCCTCGGTGAGCCGTCCGGCGGGGTTGGCGACGTGGGGGGTGATCACCACGTTCTCGAGGCCGAACAGCGGGTCGTCCGGAGCGGGCGGTTCGGGATCGGTCACGTCGAGTGCGGCTCCCCCGATCAGGCCCGTGGTGAGCGCGCGGTAGAGGGCGGCCTGGTCGATCAGCGGCCCGCGGGCCACGTTGACGATCCAGGAGTGTGGGCGCAGCAGGGCCAGGGTGCGGTCGTTGATCAGGTGACGGGTCTGAGGGGTGTCGGGCGCGGCCAGCACCACGTGGTCGGCCCGGCCGAGCACCTCCTCGGTCCGCGCGGCCGGGGCGGTGAGGGCGGCTCCCTCGACGGGGCGGCCGGACCTGGTGACGGCGAGGGTCTGCGCTCCGCACGCGGTGAG is a window from the Dietzia sp. JS16-p6b genome containing:
- the leuA gene encoding 2-isopropylmalate synthase, which translates into the protein MNPADAFVSSSSTITPPSKPGRPDQPSWNRQKGSSMPVHRYRPFAEEVEDVSLPDRTWPDKVITHAPQWCAVDLRDGNQALIDPMSPARKRRMFELLVRMGYKEIEVGFPSASQTDYDFVREIIEDDAIPEDVTIQVLVQCREDLIRRTFEACEGASNVIVHFYNSTSILQRKVVFRKDREAIKKIATDAAELVTTIAKDYPDTTWRWEYSPESFTGTELAFSKEICDAVTEVVGATPENPIILNLPATVEMATPNVYADQIEWMHRNLAHRDATILSLHPHNDRGTGVAAAELGFQAGADRIEGCLFGNGERTGNVCLVTLGMNLLTRGVDPQINFSDMDEIRRTVEYANQLRVPERHPYGGDLVFTAFSGSHQDAINKGFDALQAEAEARGEDITDITWEVPYLPVDPKDEGRTYEAVIRVNSQSGKGGVAYIMKSDYGLQLPRRLQMEFSALVQSVTDSEGGEVTPKQMWDIFTLEYLDRISPMERMSQHLEPAETDDGEDSIDAVVKWRGEVRELTGSGNGPLAAFVAALNEMFDDEVRILDYSEHAMTAGDDATAAAYVEVQFGNRVFWGVGRAGSITTASLRAVVSAVNRAYADEAVDPEDTVGSIEGARTWAP
- a CDS encoding GNAT family N-acetyltransferase, which gives rise to MTSPEQPELVIRRASRGDLDLVLSVDDLFRYPPTAEWTRDFLDNGSNLLLLAFHDDVPVGTLVAVETGYMGASPDLFVYGIRVSESLRGRGIAHRLVDKARDIAEEAGCRRLWGSMQNDRDLSADSPLTPPEATTGTTTFVIPIP
- a CDS encoding trypsin-like serine protease; the encoded protein is MATALASAAAILTPLVVTAPTAGAVVNGAPSGPAPWAVQITTFSGIPGTPCSGVVVAPYWVATARHCGPADPTAYTLGFGNQATVPGGFAETASLASPPIVGAFGSLDSGSLGRHTPVAAYHAPAGDVMLLKLAHPAPSPSVKRAGRDPVPGDVLRFHGFGETTPRGQRSAELRTGLTRLERMEPRAGSWIGRSHTTQGGYGLGDSGGPVFHGDLLVGIHSGSDHARRQPNGTNPAWYESIPFQNGWINWMIANR
- a CDS encoding DMT family transporter, with translation MTETWLAVLLALAAALSQAFGTVMRHRTKGRAGGRLEGRFGVLASRYWWSGMAISLAGFAFQGAALAFGSLILVQTITVLSLTFALPLGAWVTGRRVTKTELFWGHVLAGCVVVLVIYGRPMGGDDHPPWYVWALACAGGLVAIAVLLRLSRNRRRNGNRALLLGVAGGLAFAYVALLTKGVADRWYSGGLVEVFTAGEVYGLVVAAVIALTLQQMSFSAGAVHQAVPASTVTTPVVALGLGVVVLGEWFTVDGAELAILAATLVLMVVATVRLANKEVDLEPQADPGGAGAVSPAVTRPQPPAIPEP
- a CDS encoding aspartate kinase, with amino-acid sequence MALVVQKYGGSSVESAERIRRVAERIVETKKAGNDVVVVASAMGDTTDELLDLADQVCPAPPQREMDMLLTSGERISNALLAMAISSFGMEAYSFTGSQAGIITTTKHGDSRIIDITPGRVRDALDQGKIALVAGFQGVSRETRDVTTLGRGGSDTTAVAMASALGADVCEIYSDVDGIYTADPRIVSDARKLDSISYEEMLEMAAVGSKILNLRSVEFARRYHVPLRVRSSYSTNPGTLVAGKVEDIPVEDAVLTGVAHDASEAKITVVGIPDQPGYAAKIFRVVADAEINIDMVLQNVSKAEGKTDITFTCPREVGARATEVLSQAKDDLGIDQVLYDDNVGKVSLVGAGMKSHPGVTATFCESLSEAGVNIELISTSEIRISALVREDELPESVRALHAAFELGGEEEAQVYAGTGR
- a CDS encoding DUF559 domain-containing protein produces the protein MPTTPEPLGFQDLVRLRGRRRATAGRRAPHRGVWVPHGSRDTVALRLEALTVVRPDAVATGWTAALFHGHPWPPRDPPLEVATGDRRIRRPGVLSRQFAIPDGQHEEFIGPHGHPIRVATFDRALFDLARYLPRDDAVAALDGAGRLGVDARAAVPTQAELNRGVSRRGTALRHAALCAPLAESPMETRLRMFARDIGLDRLVVQYRVPGTPYRLDLADPERRIALEYDGEHHGYSDQHTRDVERRNRLTARGWMVIVVTKRQLWRTPDELAAQLLRAFAERS
- a CDS encoding aspartate-semialdehyde dehydrogenase codes for the protein MTTVAVVGATGQVGRVMRALLEERDFPADEVRFFASARSAGTTLPFRGEDIVVEDTAATTDEELAGIDIALFSAGGTMSKEQAPRFAAAGAVVVDNSSAWRKDPDVPLIVSEVNPEAAQSPPKGIIANPNCTTMAAMPVLKVLHDAAGLQRLVVSTYQAVSGSGLAGVDTLNDQVTGNIGAGHELVHDGRALSVDDTGPYTAPIAFNVLPMAGALVDDGSEETDEEQKLRNESRKILGLPELRVAGTCVRVPVFTGHTLSINAEFERDITPEQARELLSTAAGVKVVDVPTPLDAAGIDESLVGRIRQDFSIEGNRGLNLMVSGDNLRKGAALNTIQIAELLVK
- a CDS encoding SPW repeat protein, which encodes MHVLSSRVHTIIGLIVGAVLVIAPWIFGFADVEAATWSAVIIGVVILLSELTTTSPVSPMKLVPMRVHVWMDVLVGLVLAASPWIFGFADEDLIVWLPHLLVGIGVIGYALLTRTDDDVVPDRAREPHSTSGL
- a CDS encoding D-isomer specific 2-hydroxyacid dehydrogenase family protein; translated protein: MSPTPGDATGLRVAVEPTRDPHLVDAVEGAGGSVAPLDEARILVWIGGPDGFPALPDHVEWVALSTAGIEHFVAAGLLDDRRTWTNASGFYARGVAEHALAPLLAGTRQVVRSAHTRWAKAAVDPAVRTLRGASVAIIGAGGIGRELVPLLTACGAQTLAVTRSGRPVEGAALTAPAARTEEVLGRADHVVLAAPDTPQTRHLINDRTLALLRPHSWIVNVARGPLIDQAALYRALTTGLIGGAALDVTDPEPPAPDDPLFGLENVVITPHVANPAGRLTEEMAGPLAENLRRFGDGEDLLSVVEYGRGY